GGAGAGAATAAAGGAAAGAGTGGAGGAAAAAGAGGGCATTCCACCCCAGCAACAGAGACTCATCTACAGTGGGAAACAGATGTAAGACAAGTTCAGACAACTATAAGCCCCTTTTCACACGCACAACCCTGGACATTATCAGCATACTTTTCCCATTGAACATAAGTGTAAAAAAAGCCTGAATATATAcctctgaatatatatatatatattaaacatgcTCTTGCAATTTTTGGAAACAAACAGTTCAACTTTAAAATCTCCATAAAAAAATTTTGCTTTGCTGGCCACACCCACCAGTAGGGTGCATTTTTGCTGGTTGTCTCTAGAACCACCTGGAAAGGTTCCACTGTACCAGCTGTGAACCAGGCGTTACTGTATTACCTGTACTATATCAGCTTTTGTTTACAAACAACCCCTCCCACCTCCCTGGGTATTGTACTAGCTCTTGTGTTGTCCCGTTTACTACCTTTACATACAAGGTGTCTAGGCAGCCTTAGTACcaattagggatgtcccgatctgatccAGTAAATCGAAATCAGGGTGGattcaggcatattttaatggatctggtattggctattttaatccccagttcagagtctttgttttaaccacagtgtttagAGCATCATCTTTGGAGTGCTGTTAACAGATATTCTTGCCCAGCctgctgcactgtggagcttttTCAGAAGGGAAATAAGAGTTTAAAGTGTGCAGTGTGGAGATATTTTACATTGGAACATGGAATCATAGCATAATATCTGAAACTTTATAAAACTATCAGTGATTTTACAGACGGGAGAACTGAAAAGCACTGAAAAGCATGTTAAGAACCAAATTGAGGCTATCTGCAAAtacacatgctatagaaaccaAATTGCAGCACATTcccccactataaaccagttatttcacatcattagttcacaaacaacaacagatgcACCACGATTGGATTGGTATCTGCTTTAATACTCATCTTTAAATTACTCTGATCAGACCAGGGGCAAAATGCCCTGAATGACACATCCAACatgaattttatatatatatcatatacatTTTTGTTAACAGCCTAAATCCCCCTCTCATTATTTCTTTCTTTGGATTATGTTTAAAATTGTTCTGGTAGTTATTTCTGTCTCTGCCTCACTCGCTTATGTACTTCCCGACCCCCTTTTCACTTTCAGTCACAAATACATGTTCTTTCAGTGTTTTAACATATTCCATAACACTTAAAATACTTCTCcatgttgtttgtttttcattattaGGAACGatgagaaaacagcagcagattATAAAATACAGGGTGGCTCAGTATTGCATCTGGTCCTGGCGCTCAGAGGGGGGCGAATGCACCAACGTGCCAACAACCACCTGCAAGCCTTATAATCCTCAGCCTTCCCCACATTAGATGTCCCGTCAGCCTCAACACCAATGCCACAGCTCCTTAAAATGATCTCACTCAAACTCCATCGTGTCAGCACCCTCTCTGGTTTTTGTGTAAGCCTTTCTGTTCTGCAGTATCTTCCTGTCAGCTCCCCCTCGTCCCCTAATTTATCCTTATATCCTTAGTGCACTGTCCTGCTCGGTTTGTTGCGTTTACCAGGAGCGAAGCTGAGTAATCATTGTTAAAGTGAAACTGATGCAGTAAAATCATTTGTCAATAAAACACCACGTTGGCATTTTCACTCCTTCTGGGTCATGAATATTTCACCACGGGATGTAAAAGCGTAAAAATGATCATTGGGCTGAGATAAATCATTAAGAGTTCAGTGAATGAAGGCTGTTGTGAAAAGCTTGAATGTGTGTTGcattcatttaatgaatttTTCGCTTGATTTATCAAAACAGTATTAGATTTCTACTCTTGGGCCAGATTACCTTACCACGACCTCA
This portion of the Salminus brasiliensis chromosome 9, fSalBra1.hap2, whole genome shotgun sequence genome encodes:
- the nedd8 gene encoding NEDD8 encodes the protein MLIKVKTLTGKEIEIDIEPTDKVERIKERVEEKEGIPPQQQRLIYSGKQMNDEKTAADYKIQGGSVLHLVLALRGGRMHQRANNHLQAL